Part of the Deltaproteobacteria bacterium genome, GCGCCGGCGGGGTGAACAGGCAGAGCGCGGGCGATCTCCAGCGGTGCACCATCGACCGTGGTAGCCACCGCGAGACCTGGGTGAGCGGGCGGGTGCTGGCCAACCCCTCCGCCGATCTCCGGATGCTGCGCGAGCTCCACGACGGGCGCGCCGACGGCAGCCTGGCTCGCTTGCGCCTCTTCGGCGCGAGCACGGTCGAGGCCGCCAGCCTCCTCGAGCACCTCCCGGGCTGGGAGTCCGACCTCTACCTCTCTCCCCGCCCCGGCACCCTCCCCTTCTTCGGGCTGCAGGCCCTGATCCTCGAGCCCGCCGAGGGCAGCCGCCTCGAGGCGCGGCCCCTCGAGGGTGGCGGCGAGGCCTGGCTCCTCGACGACCCCACCGGCGATCGGCGCCTGGCCTACCTCTTCCACGTCGCCTCGAGCGAGCGCGACACCCTGCGGGCCTACGAGGCCACCTACCGGCGCGCCTTCGAAGAGCTCGCCGCCCTCGGCTTCGCGGCCCCGGAGGTCGCCCGGACCTGGTGCTTCTTCCGGGACGTCCTCGAGGACTACCCCGGCTTCAACGCGGTACGGCGGGGCTGCTTCCAGGGGCTCTCCCTCCTGGGCAGCGAGCGCATCCCGGCCAGCACCGGCATCCAGAGCATCCTCGCCAGCGGCGAGCACCTCACCCTCGACGCCCTCGCCGCGTCCGGGAGCGGCGTGACGCTCCAGCAGATCGAGAACCCGGCCCAGTGCGAGGCGACGAGCTACGGCTCGCTCTTTTCCCGGGCCATCCGGATCGAGGGCCTGGGTCCCCCCATGCTCCTGATCTCGGGGATGGCCTCCATCGACGACGACGAGGGGCTCACCCTCCACGTCGGCGACGCCCGGGCCCAGCTGGACACCACCCTCGAGAAGGCCGCGGCCCTCCTCGAGGCCGGGGGCTCGGCCTGGGAGCGGGTGGTCTCGGGCATCGTCTACGTGAAGCCGGGACACGAGGCCCTCTTCGAGGATCCCCGCCTGGTCCGCCTGATGGACGAACACCCCCTGGCCGTGAGCCTGGCGGACGTCTGCCGCGACGACCTGCTGGTCGAGATCGAGCTGCTGGCCGTCTAAACCAGAAATCACGATTCCCGATCACGTCTGGCTTGCAGGCCGCACCCGCCTGCGGCGTCAGGCCTCGGTCACCTAGCTAAGGCTAGGCTCCCTCACCCTTCCTTGCATCCGGGCACGTCCGCGGCGCCATCCGCTGTTCGGGAATCATGATCTCTGGTTTAGCGCTAGCCGTCGACCCGGAAGCGGCCGAGCTCTTCCTCCAGCTCGTGCGCGTGCCGCTGCAGCGCCCCGATCAGCTCGCCGAGGCGATCGGCCGACTGGCTCTGCTGCTCGCTGACGCTCTCGATCGCGGTGATCGCGTCGAGCACGTCGGAGGAGGTGCGCGTCTGACCCTCCTGCCGGTGGTTGACGTTCTCGATCATCGTCGTGATCTCGTGGATGGACGCGAGCACTCGATCCGAGCTCGTGGCCTGCTGCCGGCTGGAGGCGTGCACCTCCTGATTGAGCTGCTGCATCTTGTGGGTGCTGTCGAGCACCAGGCTCGAGCCCTTCGCCTGGACGGCCGAGGCCGTGGCGATCTCGTCGACGGTGGAGGCGATGCGGGCGATCGACTCGGCGATCGAACGGTTGCCATCGGCCTGCTCGACCGAGGCCTGAGCGATCTCCTCGACCATCCGGCGGGCGTCCCGGGAGGAGCCCTGGATGCGCGCTAGCGCTCGCTCGGCCTGCTGCCCGAGGGTGACGCCGGCCTCGACCGACTCGGCGCCACGGGCCATGGCCGCGATGGCGCTGCCCGAGTCCCGCTGCACGTTGTTGATGAGCTCGTTGATCTCGGCCGTCGAGTGCTTCGTCCGATCGGCCTGCGCCGAGATGATGGCGGCGTTCAGGGCCAGCAGCTCGGTCTGCTCGGTGATGTCGTCGATGACGATGAGAATCTTGGAGACGTCCCAGAGGCGCTGCACCAGGTGATCGAGGGCCTCGGAGGCCGAGGTGAACGAGGCTTGCATCTGGTGGATGCCCTCGAGGGTCTCGGTCAGGGCCTCGACCCCCTTGTCGGCGTCGTCGGCGACCCGCTTCGAGAGCTCGGCGGTGGTCTGCGCCCGCTCCCCGACCCGCTGTACCGTCTCCTCGAACTGCCGGCTGAAGGAGGAGGTGTCCGCCAGGGTGTCGTTGACCTGCTCGATGCTCGAGGCGATGTCCCTCACCGAGCGCGCCATCGCGTCGATGGTCTGGGTGGTGGTCTCGACGAAGGACGCCATCGACTCGATGTGGGTGGCCGACTGGCTGTTGGTGTGGGCCATCTCGAGGATGGTGTCGTTGCCGTGCTCGGCGTTGGAGCGCAGGGTCGTCAGGTCGCCGGCCATCTGCTGGATCGACTCGAGCATCTGCCCCATGAGGCGGGAGGTCTCCTCTACCTGGTGCTGAACCTTGCCCGCGCCCACGGCCACCACGGTCCCGGTGGCGGACATCTCGTCGCTCACCTCGGTGAGGGTCCGGGTGACCCGCTGGAGTGCGCGCAGGGTGCTGCGCTGCCACTCGACCATCTGGCTGAACGCCTCCGCGAGGTCGCCGATCTCGTCGTTGGCGCCCGCCGGGATCCGGGTGGTCAGGTTGCCGGTGGCGATGATGGAGGTGGTCACCTCCCGCAGCAGGGTGATCGGGCCGATGAGGATCCGCTCCAGGAGGAAGCTCAGGACCACCCGCCCCGCCACGAAGACCAGCAGGGTGATGCCCGCGATGGCCAGGGTGTTCGCCCTGCGCTCGGCCTCGATCTCCGCCATGGAGAAGCCGAGCTGGAGGTAGCCGCGGGCGCCGGAGGGGGTCTCGATGAGGGCGAGGACGTGCAGGGTCCCCTGGAGGGTCTGCACCTGGGGACCATCGGCGGGATCGAGCGCGAGGGCCTCGATCTTGAACTCGCGAGGGTTCCAAGTGCCCAGGGGCGCTCGCCGCTCGTCGAGGATGGCCCCGTAGGTGGCGCCGGGCGCGTCCTCCAGCAGGGTCAGCAGCTTGGTCAGCTCCGCCGGCCCCTTAAACTCGGCCAGGTCGTACGGAGCGCGCCCCGCGCTGGCGATCACCAGCGCCAGCCCCTTCGCCCTTCGCTCCGCCCACTTCTGGGAGGCCTCGTTCATCCGCAAGGGGATGTAGATCGCCATCAGCAGGGCCATCAGCGACATCATCAGGCCGACGATGACCGTCAGCTTGAGCCGCAGGGACCTACGACGGGCCGATCTGTGGGGAGCGTATTCTCGAAGCCGCGTCAACGGGGTTCCCGTCGAGTCCACACCCGGCGGGGTGCGCAGCAGATACGGATCATCGAATGATGCGCGCCAATCTCAGGAGCTGCGAAGAGAAGGTGTGTCCTTCGGTGCTGACCCGAAGGATGTTCACCACGATCTTCGGCCGCCCCCCGGACGCGATCTCGAGACCAATGGAGACATCTCCGTCCTCGACGAACTTCGGGTTCCCGGTGATCGAGAGGACGCTGTGTGCTGCGCAGAGTTTGCCGACTGCCTCTGCGTCGACGCCGGTCATGACGTAGACGACGTGGGCCTCGCGGATCTTGTTCTTCAGATCGCTCTCCGAGACCGGCTTGGCCCGCGCGCCGGTCTTGGAGAAGCCGGCGATCAGCTCGAGGGCGCCCGAGAGCTTGCCGGGGGCGTAGACGATGAGGATCTCGTACCCGCCGCTCTTCTCCTTGGCCAGCTTGTAGTCGTAGCTGAAGATCTTGGTGAAGAGCGCGACCTGCAGGTTGACGGGCACCTCGGCGGCGTGACCGACGCTCGGCGCCAGCAGGAGGGCCAGGATCACCAGGGTCGCGCCGAAGCCTCGGCGGCTCGGGCGCCTTCGTGTCGGCTGATTGGACAGAAGCATCAAGGGGCTACTCTTCGATGAATATATCACTATCGACGTGCCAGAATCGGTTTCCACTGGCTTCGACGTCGCCACGGCTGTCGAAATTCACGGCGCCGGTGGTGCCGATGAAGTCGATGTCCTCCCCGTTCCTTACCGCTGCCAACGCCTGAGGGAGTTCCTGCCAGGTGTAGGCCGTCCCCGGCGGCGAGGAGACCTCCAGCAGCTTCTGGGCGACCTGGGCGCCCGTGGGATCGGCCGAGCCCGTACGGGCGGCCTCGGAGGCCAGGGCCCAGAGGAGGATGGCGTCGAAGTAGAAGTAGCCGGGCGCCAGGGGCCGATCGCCGTCCCAGCGGTCGGAGAAGAGGGTCTCGAAGGCCGCGGAGTCGTCGCCCAGGGCCGGGGAGATGCCGACCATGTCATCGACGACCCCGGGAGGGATGTTGTCCAGGAAGACCTGGTCGTGGAGGGCCGGAACGAAGTACCAGCGCTTGCCGAGCCCCAGCGAGGCCCACTCCTCGACCACCGCGGCGCCGGTGCGGGCCCGGGCCACGAGCACCACCGCCTGCTCGTTGCTACCGAAGGCTCGCCGCAGGTCCGCATCGACCGAGGTGGCCTCCGGGGAGAAGGCGGTCAGCCCGGTGGAGGTCCCGCCGAGGGCGCGGAAGCTGCTGTCGATCATGTTGGCCCAGCCGGCGCCGTACTCGTTGCCCTCGTAGAGCACCGAGGCGCGCTCGATCCCGTCGGCCACCATCCGCTCCGCGAGGGCCTGGCCCATCGTGACGGCCGAGGGCACGGTGCGGGATCAGGTCGACGCCAAGAAGGCCGAGATCGAGGCCGGCACCTGGGACGTCTTCCACGGCCCCTTCAACAAGCAGGACGGCACCGAGTGGGTCGCCGCCGGCGCCTCCCTCTCGGACGGCGAGATGCTCGGCATGATCGGCTTCGTCGAGGGCATCGACGGCGAGATCCCCACCTGCTGCAACCTGTGTGGGCCCTCCGTTCCGGCCTGCCCCTAGCCTTCGAATCCGGTCTGCAGGGGGCCCCACGAGGCACCCCTGCAGGCCACGGGCTGCTCCGGGTGGCCAGGGGAGTCCCCTCGGCCACCCC contains:
- a CDS encoding YfiR family protein, with the translated sequence MLLSNQPTRRRPSRRGFGATLVILALLLAPSVGHAAEVPVNLQVALFTKIFSYDYKLAKEKSGGYEILIVYAPGKLSGALELIAGFSKTGARAKPVSESDLKNKIREAHVVYVMTGVDAEAVGKLCAAHSVLSITGNPKFVEDGDVSIGLEIASGGRPKIVVNILRVSTEGHTFSSQLLRLARIIR
- a CDS encoding ABC transporter substrate-binding protein encodes the protein MGQALAERMVADGIERASVLYEGNEYGAGWANMIDSSFRALGGTSTGLTAFSPEATSVDADLRRAFGSNEQAVVLVARARTGAAVVEEWASLGLGKRWYFVPALHDQVFLDNIPPGVVDDMVGISPALGDDSAAFETLFSDRWDGDRPLAPGYFYFDAILLWALASEAARTGSADPTGAQVAQKLLEVSSPPGTAYTWQELPQALAAVRNGEDIDFIGTTGAVNFDSRGDVEASGNRFWHVDSDIFIEE
- a CDS encoding methyl-accepting chemotaxis protein, whose protein sequence is MALLMAIYIPLRMNEASQKWAERRAKGLALVIASAGRAPYDLAEFKGPAELTKLLTLLEDAPGATYGAILDERRAPLGTWNPREFKIEALALDPADGPQVQTLQGTLHVLALIETPSGARGYLQLGFSMAEIEAERRANTLAIAGITLLVFVAGRVVLSFLLERILIGPITLLREVTTSIIATGNLTTRIPAGANDEIGDLAEAFSQMVEWQRSTLRALQRVTRTLTEVSDEMSATGTVVAVGAGKVQHQVEETSRLMGQMLESIQQMAGDLTTLRSNAEHGNDTILEMAHTNSQSATHIESMASFVETTTQTIDAMARSVRDIASSIEQVNDTLADTSSFSRQFEETVQRVGERAQTTAELSKRVADDADKGVEALTETLEGIHQMQASFTSASEALDHLVQRLWDVSKILIVIDDITEQTELLALNAAIISAQADRTKHSTAEINELINNVQRDSGSAIAAMARGAESVEAGVTLGQQAERALARIQGSSRDARRMVEEIAQASVEQADGNRSIAESIARIASTVDEIATASAVQAKGSSLVLDSTHKMQQLNQEVHASSRQQATSSDRVLASIHEITTMIENVNHRQEGQTRTSSDVLDAITAIESVSEQQSQSADRLGELIGALQRHAHELEEELGRFRVDG